From one Sulfurimonas sp. HSL-3221 genomic stretch:
- a CDS encoding galactose-1-phosphate uridylyltransferase, with translation MSEIRYDKLHDVHVLIAPERLHRPDCIPKRVKAFHHVAKCPFCEGNESLTPPEIFALRDEGSFANEPGWKTRVVPNLYKAVQIETPHRHHYGLFEYHEGFGAHEVIIDTPEHRTSMTQWSEQEVVDWLLTLGARVADLRRDIRIGYISLFKNEGSDAGATQPHSHTQLIGLPILPEAQRAYYERSAHYFREHGTPLVAAIISHERQAGERIIAEQGGYTAYCPFASAYPFEVIIASEKRRGQIDTLGPKDFEPLAPLLLDVLSKLERQLGCLAFNVEIATPPFHVPEGMAPYATTDDMFRFTLRIQPRLYRHGGFELSTQVMINPVAPETAARLLRGEPDA, from the coding sequence ATGTCTGAGATCCGGTACGACAAGCTGCACGACGTCCATGTCCTCATCGCCCCCGAACGGCTCCACCGTCCCGACTGCATCCCCAAACGCGTCAAGGCGTTCCACCATGTGGCCAAATGCCCCTTCTGCGAGGGGAACGAATCCCTGACGCCGCCGGAGATCTTCGCCCTGAGAGACGAGGGGAGTTTTGCTAACGAGCCCGGGTGGAAGACCCGTGTCGTTCCCAACCTCTACAAGGCCGTACAGATCGAGACGCCCCACCGGCACCATTACGGACTTTTTGAATACCACGAAGGGTTCGGGGCCCACGAAGTGATCATCGACACGCCGGAGCACCGCACCTCCATGACGCAGTGGAGCGAACAGGAGGTCGTGGACTGGCTCCTGACCCTGGGGGCGCGGGTGGCGGACCTGCGCCGCGACATCCGTATCGGCTATATCTCCCTTTTCAAAAACGAGGGGAGTGATGCGGGGGCGACCCAGCCCCATTCACACACCCAGCTCATCGGCCTGCCGATCCTCCCGGAGGCGCAGCGTGCCTATTATGAACGCAGCGCCCACTATTTCCGCGAGCACGGCACGCCGCTGGTCGCGGCGATCATCAGCCACGAGCGCCAGGCGGGAGAACGCATCATCGCCGAGCAGGGGGGCTACACGGCATACTGCCCCTTTGCAAGCGCCTACCCGTTCGAGGTGATCATCGCCTCGGAAAAACGGCGCGGCCAGATCGACACCCTCGGCCCGAAGGATTTCGAGCCCCTGGCACCGCTGCTGCTGGACGTCCTCTCGAAGCTGGAACGGCAGCTGGGATGCCTGGCCTTCAACGTCGAGATCGCCACGCCCCCGTTCCATGTCCCCGAGGGCATGGCGCCCTATGCGACGACGGACGATATGTTCCGCTTTACCCTCCGGATCCAGCCGCGGCTCTACCGGCACGGCGGGTTCGAGCTCTCGACGCAGGTCATGATCAACCCCGTCGCCCCCGAAACGGCGGCAAGACTGCTGAGGGGTGAACCTGATGCGTAA
- a CDS encoding glucose-6-phosphate isomerase, whose protein sequence is MLRFDRDFTFEGSEAQHRVMEEAFAVVTEEHKGRIGYYDLPEGSQTLVEAAKALETQNSLLASGAITDIAVIGIGGSSLGIKAVDSLLDSRGDKTRVLHFFENSDPIDITRTMAKLTKEKTLFVVISKSGGTIETTSIFKTLIAHFGLELDGADRERVFVITDEGSSLSQFGDAYGLGQFNIPDNVGGRFSVLSAVGIIPLTLAGYDTAALLAGAGSFLGSFFEGKEQHLLEKACFIYEHDRQHTVNVLFSYANDLENFTKWYVQLWGESLGKVDAMGSHVGMTPVGLIGSVDQHSFLQLLIEGPKDKTVTFISIEDFGAPLVIPEISLKHIEKTDFINGKSFNTLINAQCAATRESLVRSGVPTDGIVIEQIDAASVGTMIIYYELLTSLVGAMLLVNTYDQPGVELGKVILYETFTDKG, encoded by the coding sequence ATGTTACGTTTTGATCGCGATTTTACGTTTGAGGGTTCAGAGGCACAGCACCGGGTGATGGAGGAGGCGTTTGCCGTCGTCACCGAAGAGCACAAGGGGCGGATCGGCTACTACGACCTTCCGGAGGGCTCCCAGACACTGGTGGAAGCGGCCAAAGCGCTGGAGACGCAGAACAGCCTGCTGGCATCGGGCGCGATCACGGACATCGCCGTCATCGGCATCGGCGGCTCTTCGCTGGGGATCAAGGCGGTGGATTCGCTGCTGGATTCCCGGGGCGACAAAACCCGCGTACTGCACTTTTTTGAGAACTCCGACCCCATCGACATCACTCGCACGATGGCGAAGCTGACGAAGGAGAAGACGCTCTTCGTCGTCATCTCCAAGTCCGGCGGTACGATCGAAACGACCTCCATTTTCAAGACGCTGATCGCGCATTTCGGTCTGGAGCTCGACGGCGCGGATCGGGAGCGGGTTTTCGTCATCACGGACGAAGGGTCAAGCCTGTCGCAGTTCGGCGACGCCTACGGCCTTGGGCAGTTCAACATCCCCGATAACGTCGGCGGCCGCTTCTCCGTGCTCAGCGCCGTGGGCATCATTCCGCTGACGCTGGCGGGTTACGACACGGCGGCGCTGCTGGCGGGAGCGGGAAGCTTCCTTGGCTCCTTCTTCGAGGGCAAAGAGCAGCACCTGCTGGAGAAGGCGTGTTTCATCTACGAACATGACAGACAACATACCGTCAACGTCCTCTTCTCCTACGCCAACGACCTGGAGAACTTTACCAAGTGGTACGTCCAGCTCTGGGGCGAATCGCTGGGCAAGGTGGATGCAATGGGATCGCACGTCGGCATGACGCCGGTGGGGCTCATCGGTTCAGTGGACCAGCACTCCTTTTTGCAGCTGCTGATCGAAGGACCGAAGGACAAGACGGTCACCTTTATCAGCATCGAGGATTTCGGCGCACCGCTCGTCATCCCCGAGATCTCGCTCAAGCACATCGAAAAGACCGATTTCATCAACGGCAAGAGCTTCAATACCCTCATCAACGCCCAGTGCGCCGCCACCCGCGAAAGCCTCGTGCGCAGCGGCGTGCCGACGGACGGCATCGTCATTGAACAGATCGATGCCGCGAGCGTCGGTACCATGATCATCTACTACGAACTGCTGACGTCCCTCGTCGGCGCGATGCTGCTGGTCAATACCTATGACCAGCCGGGCGTCGAGCTCGGCAAGGTGATCCTTTACGAAACATTTACAGACAAAGGCTGA
- the glgP gene encoding alpha-glucan family phosphorylase, with protein sequence MILHDYDFDPKYAKPVAYFSMEFAIHQALKVYSGGLGFLAGSHMRSAYDLRQNMVGVGIMWSYGYYDQGRHEDRSLKINFIRKHYYFLKDLGICATVKIHGEEVYIKAYYLPPDIFSSAPVILLSTDIPENDFLARTITHKLYDANEETRISQEIVLGIGGVKVLESLKHHVDVYHLNEGHSLPLAYELYKRYGSLEELKQHVAFTTHTPEAAGNEEHNIHLLHRFGFFNGLEMDEVRNITGEYGENFNLTVGALRASKMTNAVSKFHEEVANRMWANCKGRSEIISITNAQNRRFWTDKGMQSALDSHEDYELLARKKHLKRQLFNIVADQTGKMFDPDVLTIVWGRRFAEYKRPGLLKLDFERFKALIERTEQPIQVIWAGKPYPFDTSAVNLFNELIHISHQFKRMAVLTGYELELSAVLKKGSDIWLNTPRVSREASGTSGMSASMNGTLHLSTDDGWHPEFAINGMNAFTIPPIDHSTPTEVQDREDNKNLMDMLEEHIIPLYYEHPDQWTHMMKRAMSDVIPKFDSGRMAHEYYELMYK encoded by the coding sequence ATGATCCTGCATGATTACGATTTTGATCCCAAGTACGCCAAACCCGTCGCCTACTTCTCCATGGAGTTCGCCATTCACCAGGCCCTGAAGGTCTATTCGGGCGGCCTCGGGTTCCTGGCAGGTTCGCACATGCGCAGTGCCTACGACCTGCGGCAGAACATGGTCGGTGTGGGTATTATGTGGAGCTACGGCTATTACGACCAGGGACGGCACGAGGACCGCAGCCTCAAGATCAACTTTATCCGCAAACACTACTATTTCCTCAAAGACCTCGGCATCTGCGCGACGGTGAAGATCCACGGGGAGGAGGTCTATATCAAGGCCTACTACCTGCCGCCGGACATCTTCTCCTCGGCCCCGGTGATCCTGCTCTCGACGGACATCCCCGAAAACGACTTCCTCGCGCGCACCATCACCCACAAGCTTTACGATGCCAACGAGGAGACGCGTATCTCCCAGGAGATCGTCCTGGGCATCGGAGGCGTCAAGGTGCTGGAGTCGCTCAAGCACCATGTGGATGTCTACCACCTCAATGAGGGACACTCGCTGCCACTGGCTTACGAACTCTACAAACGCTACGGTTCGCTTGAAGAGCTGAAGCAGCACGTCGCCTTCACGACGCATACCCCCGAAGCTGCCGGCAATGAGGAACACAACATCCACCTGCTGCATCGATTCGGCTTCTTTAACGGCCTGGAGATGGACGAAGTGCGCAACATCACGGGCGAGTACGGCGAAAACTTCAACCTCACCGTCGGCGCCCTGCGGGCGTCAAAGATGACCAACGCCGTCTCCAAGTTCCATGAAGAGGTGGCAAACCGCATGTGGGCGAACTGCAAAGGGCGCTCGGAGATCATCTCCATCACGAATGCCCAGAACCGCCGTTTCTGGACGGACAAGGGGATGCAGTCCGCTCTGGACAGCCACGAGGATTACGAACTGCTTGCCCGCAAAAAGCACCTTAAGCGGCAGCTTTTCAATATCGTTGCCGACCAGACCGGAAAAATGTTCGACCCGGACGTGCTCACCATCGTCTGGGGGCGCCGTTTCGCCGAGTACAAGCGTCCCGGACTGCTCAAGCTCGATTTCGAACGTTTTAAGGCGCTCATCGAGCGGACGGAACAGCCCATCCAGGTGATCTGGGCCGGGAAGCCTTATCCCTTCGATACCAGCGCGGTCAACCTCTTCAACGAGCTGATCCATATCAGCCACCAGTTCAAGCGCATGGCCGTACTGACGGGATACGAACTGGAACTCTCCGCGGTGCTTAAAAAAGGGAGCGACATCTGGCTCAATACGCCGCGGGTCTCCCGGGAAGCGAGCGGGACGAGCGGGATGAGTGCGAGCATGAACGGCACGCTGCACCTCTCCACCGATGACGGGTGGCACCCCGAGTTCGCCATCAACGGTATGAACGCCTTTACCATCCCGCCGATCGATCACAGCACCCCGACGGAGGTACAGGACCGTGAGGACAACAAAAACCTCATGGATATGCTTGAAGAGCATATCATTCCCCTCTATTATGAGCATCCCGATCAGTGGACGCACATGATGAAGCGGGCGATGTCCGATGTTATTCCGAAGTTCGATTCGGGCCGCATGGCCCACGAGTACTACGAACTGATGTACAAGTAA
- a CDS encoding glycoside hydrolase family 57 protein: protein MRRASLNLAFIWHMHQPDYRDSSGVMTMPWVFLHAIKDYYEMPWLLTRFPGLKATFNVTPPLIEQLNLYSDPLANDAFLALWIKPTEQLEEHERAWMVKMCKSTQFETMVRPLPRYAALFHRDDYSHAQLLELQLLFMLAWCGNYLRQHSSVVKKLLAQKDAYSQRDKHALLEELTSFVATILPFYAQLQKAGTIAVSTTPYNHPILPLLLDVGNAKKANPHTQLPANPLSLEGDAVEQVRRAIALYQKTFGTEPVGFWPAEGAVDERSVGIYREHGLKWIATDEEILFRSLKNNERGNLYSPYRFDGVTIGFRDHGLSDLIGFTYRFKPADEAAEHFIRSVGGIAAGKAERTVFVILDGENAWEFFENNAYDFFTALYARLKSSDGLQTVTMNEVALQPDQPTLPHLAPGSWIYGNFDTWSGHAEKNRAWELIYQTRRDADHHGGGVDPETAEKIRFHFLAAECSDWFWWYGDDHATDFAEEFDALFRDHLIAIYRLLGMQPPADLFEPIITQKGRDAFLTYPQSAVSPIIDGKESSFFEWLGSGMVDESKGYSTMDRVRGPIEKIHYGHDEEQVYLAFEGDTEMLRTKGCMLVVTIEENGQRAVVPMAKALQDKRLAFAFDERPELALSREGFIGLDVFHLRFEITHGDEIIQTLPGYGSLHIDMNETYAEHWFV, encoded by the coding sequence ATGCGCAGAGCATCGCTGAACCTCGCATTCATCTGGCACATGCACCAGCCCGACTACCGGGACAGCAGCGGTGTCATGACGATGCCGTGGGTTTTCCTGCACGCGATAAAAGACTATTACGAGATGCCGTGGCTGCTGACGCGGTTCCCGGGGCTCAAGGCGACGTTCAACGTCACCCCTCCGCTGATCGAACAGCTGAACCTTTACAGCGACCCGCTCGCCAATGACGCCTTTTTGGCGCTCTGGATCAAACCGACGGAGCAGCTCGAGGAGCATGAGCGTGCCTGGATGGTCAAGATGTGCAAATCGACACAGTTCGAGACGATGGTCCGTCCGCTGCCGCGCTACGCGGCGCTCTTCCACCGCGACGATTACAGCCACGCCCAGCTGCTGGAGCTGCAGCTGCTCTTCATGCTGGCATGGTGCGGCAACTACCTGCGCCAGCACAGCAGCGTGGTCAAGAAGCTTTTGGCGCAGAAGGATGCCTACTCCCAGCGGGACAAGCATGCGCTGCTCGAGGAGCTGACCTCCTTCGTCGCAACGATCCTCCCCTTTTATGCGCAGCTGCAGAAGGCGGGGACGATCGCCGTCTCGACGACGCCGTACAACCATCCCATCCTGCCGCTGCTGCTCGATGTCGGGAACGCCAAAAAGGCCAATCCCCACACGCAGCTGCCGGCCAACCCGCTCTCGCTCGAGGGGGACGCGGTGGAGCAGGTGCGGCGCGCGATCGCCCTGTATCAAAAGACGTTCGGTACGGAACCGGTCGGGTTCTGGCCGGCAGAGGGCGCGGTGGACGAGCGCAGCGTCGGCATCTACCGGGAGCACGGTCTCAAATGGATCGCGACGGACGAAGAGATCCTGTTCCGTTCGCTCAAAAACAACGAGCGCGGGAACCTCTACAGCCCCTACCGTTTCGACGGCGTCACCATCGGCTTCCGCGACCACGGGCTCAGCGACCTCATCGGCTTTACCTACCGTTTCAAACCGGCGGACGAAGCGGCGGAGCACTTTATCCGTTCCGTCGGCGGCATCGCTGCGGGAAAAGCGGAGCGCACCGTCTTCGTCATCCTGGACGGCGAGAACGCCTGGGAGTTCTTTGAAAACAACGCCTACGACTTCTTCACCGCGCTCTATGCCCGACTGAAGAGCAGCGACGGCCTGCAGACGGTGACGATGAACGAGGTTGCACTCCAGCCCGATCAGCCGACACTGCCGCATCTGGCGCCGGGAAGCTGGATCTACGGCAACTTCGACACCTGGAGCGGCCACGCCGAAAAGAACCGCGCCTGGGAACTGATCTACCAGACCCGCCGCGATGCCGACCATCACGGGGGCGGGGTTGACCCGGAGACGGCGGAAAAGATCCGGTTCCATTTCCTGGCCGCCGAATGCAGTGACTGGTTCTGGTGGTACGGCGACGACCACGCGACGGACTTCGCCGAGGAGTTTGACGCGCTTTTCCGCGACCACCTCATCGCCATCTACCGTCTGCTGGGGATGCAGCCCCCGGCCGATCTTTTCGAGCCGATCATCACCCAGAAGGGGCGCGATGCCTTCCTGACCTACCCGCAGAGCGCGGTCTCGCCGATCATCGACGGGAAAGAGTCGAGCTTTTTCGAGTGGCTGGGCAGCGGCATGGTCGACGAAAGCAAGGGGTACTCGACAATGGACCGGGTCCGCGGCCCCATCGAGAAGATCCACTACGGACACGACGAGGAGCAAGTCTATCTCGCCTTCGAAGGGGACACCGAGATGCTGCGCACCAAGGGGTGCATGCTGGTCGTGACAATCGAAGAGAACGGCCAGCGGGCAGTGGTACCGATGGCGAAGGCCCTGCAGGACAAGCGGCTCGCCTTCGCCTTCGACGAGCGCCCGGAACTGGCGCTCTCACGCGAGGGGTTCATCGGGCTCGATGTTTTCCACTTGCGTTTCGAGATCACCCACGGCGACGAGATCATCCAAACGCTGCCGGGGTACGGATCGCTGCATATCGATATGAATGAAACTTACGCGGAGCACTGGTTTGTCTAA
- the glgB gene encoding 1,4-alpha-glucan branching protein GlgB has protein sequence MTIHYDISRFSDMDIYLFKEGTHTKLYEKMGAHFMERDGARGVYFAVWAPNAERVSVRGDFNDYDTQRHPLRLREDGSGIWEGFIEGVEAGLTYKYHIVSKFHNIVHDKADPFAFYAEVPSNSASRIWELDGYGWNDGGWMQTRALHNRHDAPVSVYEMHLGSWRRKVEESDRYLTYRELADELVAYLKEMNYTHVEFMPLTEYPYYGSWGYQVTGYYSATARYGEPADLMHLIDALHQNGIGVIMDWVPSHFAVDMHGLINFDGTALYEHADPRQGYHPEWGSIIFNYGRNEVRAFLISSALFWLEKYHIDGIRVDAVASMLYLNYAREEGEWVPNEHGGNENLEAVAFLRQLNTAAYGAHPDIMMIAEESTAWPMVTRPIEVGGLGFGFKWNMGWMHDTLAYMHRDPVYRQHHHDQLTFSMWYAFDENFMLPLSHDEVVHMKGSLINKMPGDTNQKFANLRALYGYMMAHPGKKLLFMGGEFAQYAEWAYRHSLEWHLLEFPLHQGLQKMMAELNRLYRSEPALYLHDVERKGFEWIDDADYSHNCISFMRKSENPDETVYVVCNFADETREGYRLALPEGGEYVEIFNSQAKAYEGWEIGSEGVLYAEETPLYGRPFSLAITLPPMGVVYFKKLIAQ, from the coding sequence ATGACGATCCACTACGATATCTCCCGGTTCAGTGACATGGACATCTACCTCTTCAAAGAGGGGACCCATACCAAGCTTTATGAGAAGATGGGGGCGCACTTTATGGAGCGCGACGGCGCGCGCGGCGTCTATTTCGCCGTCTGGGCGCCCAACGCGGAGCGCGTCAGCGTCCGGGGGGACTTCAACGATTACGACACCCAGCGCCACCCGCTCCGGCTGCGCGAAGACGGCTCGGGGATCTGGGAAGGATTCATCGAGGGGGTCGAAGCGGGCCTGACCTACAAGTACCATATCGTCTCGAAGTTCCATAACATCGTACACGACAAGGCGGACCCCTTCGCCTTTTACGCGGAGGTGCCCTCCAACTCCGCGTCGCGCATCTGGGAGTTGGACGGCTACGGCTGGAACGACGGGGGATGGATGCAAACGCGCGCGCTGCACAACCGCCACGACGCTCCCGTCAGCGTCTACGAGATGCACCTGGGCTCCTGGCGCCGGAAGGTCGAGGAGAGCGACCGCTACCTGACCTACCGCGAGCTGGCCGACGAGCTGGTGGCCTACCTCAAGGAGATGAACTACACCCACGTCGAGTTCATGCCGCTGACCGAGTACCCCTATTACGGCTCGTGGGGCTACCAGGTGACGGGCTACTACAGCGCGACGGCGCGCTACGGGGAGCCGGCGGATCTGATGCACCTGATCGACGCCCTGCACCAAAACGGCATCGGCGTCATCATGGACTGGGTGCCGTCGCACTTCGCCGTCGACATGCACGGGCTGATCAACTTCGACGGCACCGCTTTGTACGAGCACGCCGATCCGCGGCAGGGGTATCACCCGGAGTGGGGCAGCATCATCTTCAACTACGGCCGCAACGAAGTACGCGCCTTCCTGATCAGTTCGGCGCTCTTCTGGCTGGAGAAGTACCACATCGACGGGATCCGCGTCGACGCCGTCGCCTCGATGCTCTACCTCAACTACGCCCGCGAAGAGGGCGAATGGGTCCCGAACGAGCACGGCGGCAACGAGAACCTCGAAGCGGTCGCCTTCCTGCGCCAGCTCAACACGGCGGCCTACGGCGCGCACCCGGATATCATGATGATCGCCGAGGAGTCGACGGCCTGGCCGATGGTGACGCGCCCGATCGAGGTCGGCGGGCTCGGGTTCGGGTTCAAATGGAACATGGGATGGATGCATGATACGCTTGCCTACATGCACCGCGACCCGGTCTACCGCCAGCACCACCACGACCAGCTCACCTTCAGCATGTGGTACGCCTTTGACGAGAACTTCATGCTGCCGCTGAGCCACGACGAAGTGGTCCACATGAAAGGCTCCCTCATCAACAAGATGCCCGGCGATACGAACCAGAAGTTCGCCAACCTGCGCGCGCTTTACGGCTATATGATGGCCCACCCGGGCAAGAAACTGCTCTTCATGGGCGGGGAGTTCGCCCAGTATGCCGAGTGGGCCTACAGGCACAGCCTCGAGTGGCACCTGCTGGAGTTCCCGCTGCACCAGGGGCTGCAGAAGATGATGGCGGAGCTCAACCGTCTCTACCGCAGCGAACCGGCGCTCTACCTGCACGACGTGGAGCGCAAGGGGTTCGAGTGGATCGACGACGCCGACTACAGCCACAACTGCATCAGCTTTATGCGCAAGAGCGAGAACCCCGACGAGACCGTCTACGTCGTCTGCAACTTTGCCGACGAGACGCGCGAGGGGTACCGGCTGGCGCTGCCCGAGGGAGGAGAATACGTGGAGATCTTCAATTCCCAGGCCAAGGCCTACGAGGGGTGGGAGATCGGAAGTGAGGGTGTGCTCTATGCCGAAGAGACGCCGCTGTACGGCCGTCCCTTCTCGCTCGCGATAACGCTGCCCCCGATGGGCGTCGTCTACTTTAAAAAGCTGATTGCACAATAG
- a CDS encoding glycogen synthase: MRKQSVLFAASEVYPFAKTGGLADVGYSLPKALSDAFDVTVVMPLYDTVDRQRFGIEGPTDYFDVMLGKERRTVSVYESRFEGRAYFFVYEPQLCDRDYLYGPPGEGYDDNAQRFGLFSYAITELARRLQSDIVHLNDWQTALAALIIAEDDTLKAATVYTIHNLAYQGEFPKSTLPALGVDKRHFTLEGIEFYDRINLMKAGIGYADAVTTVSPTYAEEILTHQFGCGLEGYLQHHRAKVTGIANGIDAEHFAPQSDSSLFRPYKTPRGKQANKKHYLAEVGLSEAELPLFIFIGRFTWQKGIDLLLEALPQMASLPCNIAVLGEGEPQYAPRFEKAAEAHPNIHLFFGYDEALAHRMYAAADFLLMPSLFEPCGLNQLIAAHYGAVPVVHRVGGLADTVAPVAYVPEAQSPCGIAFDAATPEALLDAFAAALRLFNDAKGWGRVAAHNMKADVSWRRSAASYTALYRKISGSALK; this comes from the coding sequence ATGCGTAAGCAGAGTGTACTCTTCGCCGCGAGCGAGGTGTACCCGTTCGCAAAGACCGGCGGTCTGGCGGACGTCGGCTACAGCCTCCCGAAGGCTCTCTCAGACGCCTTCGACGTGACCGTGGTGATGCCGCTCTACGATACGGTGGACCGGCAGCGCTTCGGCATCGAAGGGCCGACGGACTACTTTGACGTCATGCTGGGCAAGGAGCGCCGTACCGTTTCCGTCTATGAGAGCCGCTTCGAAGGGCGCGCCTATTTTTTCGTCTATGAACCGCAGCTCTGCGACCGCGATTACCTCTACGGCCCGCCGGGCGAGGGGTACGACGACAATGCGCAGCGTTTCGGCCTTTTCAGCTATGCGATCACGGAACTTGCCCGGCGTCTGCAGAGCGACATCGTCCATCTCAACGACTGGCAGACGGCCCTGGCGGCACTGATCATCGCAGAGGACGACACCCTGAAGGCTGCCACCGTCTATACGATCCACAACCTCGCGTATCAGGGGGAGTTCCCGAAAAGTACGCTCCCGGCTCTGGGGGTGGATAAGCGCCACTTCACCCTCGAGGGAATCGAATTCTACGACCGGATCAACCTGATGAAGGCGGGAATAGGGTACGCCGATGCCGTCACGACGGTCAGCCCCACCTATGCCGAGGAGATTCTCACCCACCAATTCGGCTGCGGTCTGGAGGGGTATCTGCAGCACCACCGAGCCAAAGTGACCGGCATTGCGAACGGGATCGACGCGGAGCATTTCGCCCCGCAGTCGGACAGCAGCCTTTTTCGGCCCTATAAAACACCGCGGGGCAAGCAGGCAAACAAGAAGCACTACCTGGCGGAAGTGGGCCTCAGCGAAGCCGAACTCCCGCTCTTTATCTTTATCGGCCGTTTTACCTGGCAGAAGGGGATAGACCTGCTCCTCGAGGCACTGCCGCAGATGGCGTCGCTGCCGTGCAATATCGCCGTTCTGGGAGAGGGAGAGCCGCAGTATGCCCCGCGTTTCGAAAAGGCGGCGGAGGCACACCCGAACATTCACCTCTTCTTCGGCTACGACGAGGCGCTGGCCCACCGCATGTACGCCGCGGCGGATTTCCTGCTGATGCCCTCCCTGTTCGAACCCTGCGGGCTGAACCAGCTTATCGCGGCCCACTACGGCGCCGTGCCGGTCGTGCACCGTGTCGGCGGGCTTGCCGATACGGTGGCACCGGTTGCCTACGTCCCCGAAGCGCAGAGCCCCTGCGGGATCGCTTTTGACGCCGCAACCCCCGAGGCGCTCCTGGACGCCTTTGCGGCGGCCCTCCGGCTCTTCAATGACGCGAAAGGGTGGGGCCGGGTCGCGGCGCACAATATGAAAGCGGACGTCTCCTGGCGCCGGAGCGCAGCATCCTACACCGCGCTGTACCGGAAAATCAGCGGGAGCGCGTTAAAATGA
- the glgA gene encoding glycogen synthase GlgA yields the protein MTSFNILLAASEAVPFAKSGGLADVAGALPKALRALGHDVRVVMPRYYIVDIEKYGLKKLNGSLGVPMGSMGEAWAAVYEGVLPGSDVPVYFIDHEGFFGRKGLYDEGGQAYGDNDNRFIFFSKAVFQLAKMLRFKPDVIHANDWHTAAIPLLLNTTYAFDPDFENTGTLLTIHNLQHQGKFYKGAMDVLGVGWEHYNADELEEFGGVNLLKAGIVHADAVNAVSRKYANEIRTAEFGWGLEGLIDTNAHKLYGILNGVDYDEWSPAVDTLIPKTYDVDDLAGKALCKQELQREFNLPEREDVPLIGLVGRLAEQKGIGLLAGAIWNLMELDIQIVMLGTGETWAEYFFSDVAAKYPDKFGCYIGYRNDLAHRIEAGSDLFLMPSLFEPCGLNQIYSLRYGTLPIVRATGGLDDTIRNYGNDHQSGTGFKFDFATPDALSNTVKWAAEIWYGDPDAIDQMRLNAMQQRFDWEVAAEAYGDLYCRIIGGRRSSRHQ from the coding sequence ATGACATCCTTCAATATTCTTCTGGCGGCCTCCGAAGCCGTTCCTTTTGCCAAAAGCGGCGGTCTCGCCGATGTTGCGGGCGCGCTTCCGAAGGCGCTGCGCGCGTTGGGACACGATGTACGCGTTGTCATGCCGCGCTACTACATCGTTGATATCGAGAAGTATGGGCTGAAAAAGCTCAACGGTTCCCTCGGCGTGCCGATGGGAAGCATGGGCGAAGCGTGGGCGGCCGTGTACGAAGGGGTGCTGCCCGGCAGCGACGTCCCCGTCTACTTTATCGATCATGAGGGCTTTTTCGGCCGCAAGGGGCTCTATGACGAGGGCGGCCAGGCCTACGGCGATAACGACAACCGCTTCATTTTCTTCTCCAAGGCGGTGTTCCAGCTGGCCAAAATGCTGCGCTTCAAACCCGACGTCATCCACGCGAACGACTGGCACACGGCGGCGATCCCGCTGCTGCTCAACACGACCTACGCCTTCGATCCCGACTTCGAGAACACCGGGACACTGCTGACGATCCACAACCTCCAGCACCAGGGCAAGTTCTACAAGGGGGCGATGGATGTGCTCGGCGTCGGCTGGGAACACTACAACGCCGACGAACTCGAAGAGTTCGGCGGGGTGAACCTGCTCAAAGCGGGCATCGTGCACGCCGATGCCGTCAACGCCGTCAGCCGCAAGTACGCCAACGAGATCCGCACAGCGGAGTTCGGCTGGGGGCTGGAGGGGCTCATCGACACCAACGCCCATAAGCTCTACGGCATCCTCAACGGCGTCGATTACGACGAGTGGAGCCCGGCGGTCGACACGCTGATCCCGAAGACCTACGACGTTGACGACCTTGCCGGAAAAGCGCTCTGCAAACAGGAGCTGCAGCGCGAATTCAACCTCCCCGAACGCGAGGACGTGCCGCTGATCGGCCTGGTCGGACGGCTCGCGGAGCAGAAGGGCATCGGCCTGCTGGCCGGGGCCATCTGGAACCTGATGGAGCTGGACATCCAGATCGTGATGCTGGGCACGGGCGAGACGTGGGCGGAATACTTTTTCAGTGACGTGGCCGCCAAGTACCCGGACAAATTCGGCTGCTACATCGGCTACCGCAACGACCTGGCCCACCGCATCGAGGCGGGCAGCGACCTCTTCCTGATGCCCTCCCTGTTCGAACCCTGCGGGCTGAACCAGATCTACAGCCTCCGCTACGGCACCCTGCCTATCGTTCGTGCGACGGGCGGACTGGACGATACGATCCGGAATTACGGAAACGACCATCAAAGCGGTACCGGGTTCAAGTTCGACTTCGCGACGCCCGATGCGCTGAGCAATACCGTCAAATGGGCGGCGGAGATCTGGTACGGGGACCCGGACGCCATCGACCAGATGCGTCTCAATGCGATGCAGCAGCGTTTCGACTGGGAAGTCGCCGCCGAAGCCTACGGCGACCTCTACTGCCGCATTATCGGCGGGCGGCGCAGCAGCCGCCACCAATAA